From the genome of Triticum aestivum cultivar Chinese Spring chromosome 1A, IWGSC CS RefSeq v2.1, whole genome shotgun sequence:
CTGTACCTCTCTCTGTGTGATTAGCTGACTGGCATTGTATTGGGCAACCACAGCTTTGAGTGTTTCATGAATGATTGAAGGCAGCACTCTCTCATTGTAGTTCTCCCCCAGGGTCCTGTACATAGTTGGTAGTCTCTCTGGCATGGGTCGTGTAAGAACACGAAGACCAATTCTCACCTGTACAAATTATGAAGTGGAATCAAATACATGCAAGGAACTGCAGTGCAAATGCTACTTTCAAAAAGAAGTGCATGAACACTAACAAATTCACATAATCAAAATGATATAACTTGCTCAGCATCAGCTAGTCGTCTTAAATCAACATGGCAACAAATAATGATGAAGCACAAAAAGTACTTGTGACTAATGCCAACAGATTCAAAGCAAATAAGCTGAAATGATTATTGACAGGCAATATATAATGACAATCTAACAGATTAAAAGCAAATGAGTTGAAATGCTTATTGACAAGGAATACATAATGGCGACCAGTGCTAATTGATTAAAAGCAATGAACTAAAATGCTTAATAACAGAGCAGTAGACACTAGACAGGAAAGAGGCTACATACAATGCTGTAAGATTTCATAGGTCAGCTAGTATGGGTTGCATTAAAATCCAATGAGTCAATAAAAACCGATGCTAGGTATGCAAACACATTACATGTACCAGATTCCACCCACCTATCCAAATTGGTAAACAATTCAAATGTGCTCAATCCCCTTGCAGGCCACAGTTACAGAATATGCTCATAAATGACAATGGCAGTACCGTTTTACATGTACCAGACTCGGTCCAAATTGCTAGCTAGTCACTTCACATGAGCAGAGTATCAACAAATACAGGCTACACTTTCAGAATGTCAACATAGCCAACTCAAATCAGACCCCTTGGTCGGTCCCAAACATGGATTTCACACAGGTAAGCAGTAAATCAGGCATCTGTGCTAGGCGACGAGGGATCGAGACAGGAGAATGTTACCATCTGGAGATCCCGGCTCCCGGAGGTGCTCTCGACGAGGTTGGGTCGCGCGCGGACGTCGTAGATGATGGGCCTCTCGAACCAGGGGATGACGATGTGAGTCCCCTCGGGGTAGACCTGCACGGACCCGCCCCAGAAATCAAACGCGTAAGGGACCCGATAAATCGCGCAGAAAAACAGCAGGGTGCAAGCAAAATCCGTCGCCGGCGGCCGAGATCCGCGGATCCAcgcgaggggagggggcggcgggcaCCTTGTCCTTGATCCCCTCGAGGCGGTTGAAGACGATGGCCCGGTGGCCTCCCTCGACGTTGTAGAGGGTCTGGTTGCCGAGGTAGAGCGCGGCGCCGCCCAGCAGCCCGAGCTTGACCAGCGCGCCCGCGCCCGCCGGCGCGCTCGGCATCCTGGCGCCCTTGAAGTTCATCTCGCTCGCCGGCGGCGGAGGTCGGGGTTTAGCTAGGGTTTACTCGGCCGATTTGGGGGCGAATGGGatgcggaggaggagggggcgggcggAGGGTGGGGAATaggggatggaggaggaggaggagggtggggGTGTTAAGTGGGTCGGGCTGGTGGATCGGGGCCGTCGGATCTCGAAGGGACGGCGCGGATGGGGCGGCGGGGCGCGTTTCTTTCCTCCCCTGCAAGAAAGGGGAATGGAGGTGCTGCCTTCCGGCCCAAGATGGTCTCGTGCGGCTGACTCCTGGGTCCCGCGCGGGTGGGATGGTTGGGGCATTTCTCTCGTGTGTGGATGGTCAACTTGCGCCCGTGCACGACTAAAAAAGATTATTTATTCTTTTACAATAAGTTGACAATAATTAAAGACACAACGCTGACACTAAGCTGCTCGTGCTTGCATCCAAGTCATCACTGGGGCTGGCCTGCTTGAGCTGATGCAAAAATGAGGTGAAATGTGTGTTCGGTGTGCTGCATGATATGTGGCAGGCTAAGCTCAGATATTGTTTGGTTTGTAGCATCTAGGTTGTATGACAGATGTAGCATACACCAATATGTTGTTTGGTAGGCTGTATGATGTGGAATCTGATCTTAGTGCGTTTGTACTTGTGTGTAAATAAATAGAAGATTATTTCAAATATATTTGTTGATTCAAGTAATAAAATAATATGTTCGCATGTCTACAAGATTTAGTCAAAATATAATCACGTGTCTTGAAAATGAAAGAGATGATTTAAGTAAGAGAAACAAAATTTCAGCAACATATTGGTTGTTTGTATAAATAGTTAATATACAAATAAGCAGTTTATGGTACAAAATAGCTTTAAAAATGCGCCAAGATCATAGAGAGTGCACATAAAGCAAGTATCCATTCCAGTGCAAGTATATCTTAAAAGTTCACATATATAGAGCCACAAATCCATATGGTCATATTCAATCCAGTACATCCTAGAGTTCACGTATATTAGATAGCCAGAAATTCATATTGTCCATATTGCAGTCCAACAAAGAAACATAACATAAGGTCCATATTACATTTCCTACATCACATATCTAGGGGCATGGTTTTTCTGACCAAATACGGTAAAATATGGTCAGCTTGGTGTGAATCAGCACATATTTGCTCACACTCCATCCTTGGACGCTCCATCCTTGGGCACGGACACTCCACCGTTCAACTTGGAGAGGTGGTGAATGGCCCAACGAGTGCGACGAGTCTCCGACATATGCACAAATGAGTGGCTCCTAGCCCTGTTGGCGTTCATACTATCTGCACCATTTGCATAACTATTTTGTCTACTACTAATTCATTCATTTCCATAAGCTAGCAAAGTGTTCTAAACATATCACACATTCATGCTAATGACAGATCTGAACCTACATAAAAAGTACCCATCCATCTCAAATCCATAGGGGAAGAGGAGGTTCTGGTGATAGATCTGAACCTAAAAAGGAGAGGGGAGGCGATGGGAAAAGAATCCATTGGTGCTAGCCACAGAGAAGGCCCTCTTTCCCGTCCATGACTAGAGGAGGCCGCCGCTTCATCCATTCGCATCAGAGAAGAAGTGCAGCGCGAGCGGCAGAGAGATGGGgatgggagggagaagagatggatggGGACAGATGGGAGACAGGGagagggagggaaggaggagggtTCTACCTCCATAGCGGCGAGGATGCCCCGGTGGCAATGTCGACGGAGGCGGCGGGGCTGCGAGATCCACTGCTGTCGCAGGAGAGGGAGGGGAGCGAGGAAAGCGACATGAACGAGTCAGGTGAGAGCGACGAGAGCAGAAACCTATCCCTTTCTCGCGTGGGTGCAGGCGCGCGTGCAGCGGCGGGTCCGGGCTCGCGGAAACGCCTGAAACCTGTGTTTCCCATGAGCCTGGCTGGGAGCCTCTTTTTGCATGCGCCGAGCCTGGCCTAGATAGATGTGCAGGCTACCAAACAATGAGAAATTTGCATGGTGGGTGCGAGCCAGGTGCGAGGCAaggaaccaaacacgccctaaggCCCTGTTTGGCAACCCTTTGCTCCTTCAGCGCGGAACGAAGCGCACGGAGTGACCTTCCAGCGACTCTGCAAATTTGAAGTGGATGTTGCTTCGCTCCAGAGCGGAGttggagagaggggagagagtccGAACATGCTCTAATTATCGCCTTTTATAGGGTAACCAGTaacaagagcatctccagccgttgagccccccaggaggcatttttATGTCGCCGGTGCTAAAAAAAGGCTCCTGGAAGCAcgggtggagatgctctaaggataAGATAGACTAAGTGATGGTACAAAACTGAAGAGAACAACTAACAGACGAGCCCCGACCGCATTGCTCCCGCGAGCGACACGGGGGCAACCCTAGCGCCGCCTTCCTCCAGCCATTCCCACCTCTCCTTCCCCTCGCCGACACTGGCAGGCAAAGCCCACGGTGATGGCGTCGACATGGATTCTCTTCCTCTCTCACGTGGACCAAGGGGTGGCGCAGGGAAGCCCTTCATGGTAGGGCGCAAGATCCACGAGCGGCATCTGCAATGGTTGCGATGGCACAAGGAGGTGGTGGGCGGTGGCGGCCGTCTCTTCCATGGCCGGTGGGTACGCAAAGTGATCTTCTCCAGCGAGTTGTCGAGCTATGGGCGTGAATCTAATCCCCGTTTAGATTCGTCGTGGCGTGGCTCTTGGCTTGTAGGCGGCGCGTGAGTGGGCTGGTCAGATGTAGCTGGAGGTCCTCTGCCGGCGTTACGGCGACTGCGTATTTCTTCATGGCACAGCTCTGCCCAAATCTAGTCAGCTGCGTGGTCGGAATGGCGCGACTTCTGGTGAAAGTCGTGCCGACTTCGGTCATGGTGGACGATTGCGGTGTCTTTGACGTTGTTTCCTTGTCGAGGCATTGTCGTTACGTTTCGCGTCACCTTGCTCGGACTGCTCCGGTGTCTGGGCCCCgtgtgcttcatgtgcttcacgtgAGGGGACAAAGATAGTTCACTTTGgggaagcacaattgtgcttcacCACGTGCGAGCACAAGCTAGTTTACTTGAAAGCATGTGTTAGCACAGTTTGGAAGCACGTGTTAGTTCACTTTTGGAGCATATTTTTTGTCAAAAACAATCATCGAACATATCAACATGAGATCCAATTTTAGAGATCTGGACACAAGGAACACATTGGTGACTAACTGTTCATAATTTGAATGCACGGTTCAAGAGATAAATCATTTTGAAAAAATAGATcgacaaaaaaccaaaaaaaactatcTATTTGTGACAAGTGGCACGCATGTGATGTGCCACTTGTCATCATCAGAGGAGGTGAGGGTGACATTTGTTGGAGGACCCTCTTAACTAGTGATTTTAAATAGACAGAAATATTATATTTATTCGACCCAGTGTGTAAAAGAAAGCCCACCATCAACATATATCTCTTTGAGGCCTCTTTGACTCCCACAAAGTAACATCCCCGGATAGTACCCCAATTACAATTgcttgttttttttcatttttgcgtcatcattgcatcatgccatcatgtcttcATGCTTTAATCCTGGAATTAAATCCTCCAAGTACTAAAAAtgctaaacttaattaaaatgtaaCTAGATAAAATGAATATATTTTGATCTATTTTAAATTGAGGGGTTCACATGGTCATTTCTCTTTAAACCCTATAAATAAAACCTTCCAATAATTTTAGTGAGACAAAATAAAATATTCCAATTAATTTGGAATCACCAAATACAATTTCAATTTAAGCCCTCAGCTAACACTGTCATTTTATCTTTGAGGATTGACGGTTTACTttacttcatactccctccgtccaaacaTAAGGGCATGTTGTGATCTCCCACAAACTCCACGAATTCCATGATTCCAGCTTCCCAACCCAGCTTCTAACTCCACGCAGCGAGTCAACTCTGTTCTGCAGCGATCGCTGGAATTTCCTATTGGACGCACATTGCGTAAAAATGTCGACCCTTCGCACAGACCTACCGATGTAGCgattacctgggc
Proteins encoded in this window:
- the LOC123068814 gene encoding prohibitin-1, mitochondrial, whose translation is MNFKGARMPSAPAGAGALVKLGLLGGAALYLGNQTLYNVEGGHRAIVFNRLEGIKDKVYPEGTHIVIPWFERPIIYDVRARPNLVESTSGSRDLQMVRIGLRVLTRPMPERLPTMYRTLGENYNERVLPSIIHETLKAVVAQYNASQLITQREAVSREIRKILTERAKNFNIALDDVSITSLSFGKEFTHAIEAKQVAAQEAERAKFIVEKAEQDKKSAIIRAQGEAKSAELIGNAIANNPAFVALRQIEAAREIAHTIAASNNKVFLDSGDLLLGLQSLKMLNNNKK